A segment of the Sulfurovum indicum genome:
AACGATCAATTCCATGACCACTTTCAAGCAGATCATTGGTCGGGGGACACGGATCGAAGAGGAGTTTGACAAATACTTTTTTACCATCATGGATTTCAAGAAAGCTACAGAACTCTTTAAAGATGAAGAGTTTGATGGTAAGCCAGTAGTTATCTATGAACCTGATGACGATGATGATCCTGTGCCTCCAGATCCGGAAGGTGAAGATGATGATGAAGGTGAGGAAGAAGAGGGTGAAGAAACCGGAGACGGTATCAGAAAATTCTTTGTCGATGGTGTGCCTGCCAAAATCATAGCAGAGCGTATAGAGTACATAGGAGATGACGGGAAGCTCATCACAGAGTCCTATCGTGATTTTAGTAGAAAGAAGATCAAGTCCGAGTTTGAATCTTTAGATGTATTTTTGCAGCGTTGGAGCAAGACCAAAAAGAAGCAGGCTATTTTAGAACTTTTGGAAGAACACGGGGTGATACTGGAAAACCTGAAAGATGAAGTAGGCAAGGATTATGGAGAGTTTGACCTCATTTGTCATATCGCTTACGATAAACCGCTACTCACAAGAAAAGAGCGTGTCAACAATGTTAAAAAACGTAACTATTTTACGAAGTATGAAGAGAAAATGAGAGCTGTACTGGATGCATTGCTTGACAAATATAAGGATGAAGGTATTAAAACATTGGAAAATACTAAAGTATTGAAGTCAAAAGAGTTTGCCAAAATAGGAACTCCCATAGAGATCATTACCCAGATATTTGGGAGTAAAGAGAAATATGAAGATATGGTAGCAGAGTTGGAAGAAGAACTGTTTAGAGATGAGGAATCAGCATGAGTAATGTATCGGGTGTCATAAAATCCATTCAGGATATTATGCGTAAAGATGTGGGGGTCGATGGCGATGCCCAGCGTATCAGTCAACTGGTCTGGATGTTTTTCCTCAAGATCTATGATGACCGAGAGGCAGAACTGGAAATATTGGAAGATGATTTTAAGTCACCTTTACCCGAAGAGTTAAGATGGAGAAACTGGGCAAAAGACCCGGAGGGTATTACTGGTGAAGAGCTTTTCAATTTTGTCAATAATCAGCTTTTTCCTGCACTCAAGAAACTGACAGTTTCAGGAGATGATAAAAAACTTGCCCAAAGAGCCAAAGTTGTACGAACCATTTTTGAAGATGCCTACAACTATATGAAGTCAGGTACGCTCATGCGACAGGTGATCAACAAGATTTCCGAGATAGACTTTAACAACACGAAAGACCGCCACACCTTTGGGAATATTTACGAACAACTCCTAAAAGACCTCCAAAGTGCAGGGAATGCCGGAGAGTTCTATACCCCTCGTGCGGTAACCAGTTTCATTGTTGACAGGGTTGATCCGAAGTTACATGAAAGTGTACTTGACCCTGCGTGTGGAACGGGTGGCTTTTTGACTACAGCTGTAGAGCATAAGCGTGAGCGTTATGTAAGTTCAGTTGAAGATGAAGAGACGCTTCAAACTTCCATTCATGGGGTAGAGAAAAAAGCGATGCCGCATATGCTCTGCGTGACAAACATGATACTGCATGGCATAGACACACCGGAAAACATCTTACACGGTAATACACTTGAGCGCCCCTACAAAGACTACACAGAAAAAGACAGAAGAAATGTCATTATGACGAACCCACCTTTTGGCGGTACAGAAGAAGACGGGATAGAAAATAACTTTCCCTCAGACCTGCGTACTCGTGAAACAGCCGATCTTTTCATGGCACTCATCATCAGGCTTCTGAAAAATGAAGGGCGTGCGGCGGTGGTGCTTCCTGATGGGTTTCTCTTTGGTGAGGGGATGAAGACACGACTCAAAGAGAAGCTGATGACTGAATGTAACCTGCATACGATTGTCAGACTCCCAAAAGGGGTGTTCAACCCCTATACGAGCATCAAAACAAACATTCTCTTTTTTACCAAAGGCAAGCCTACCAAACAGGTTTGGTACTATGAGCATCCATACCCGGAAGGGGTCAAAAGCTATAACAAAACAAAGCCGATGCGTTTTGAAGAGTTCAAGCCTGAGCAAGAGTGGTGGGGTGATGAAACAGATGGTTTTGCCTCACGGGTACAGAACAGACAGGCGTGGAAAGTCTCTATGGAGGAGATCATAGAACGAGGGTACAACCTGGACATTAAAAATCCGCATCTTGAAGAGCAGATCGACCATGATCCAGATGAACTCTTGAAGCTCTATGCCTCACAGAAAGAGTCCATCGCATCCATCCAAAACCAGATAAAAGATGTGCTTCAAAAAGCGTTTGACGGAGAGGCATAAATGACTGATGTCATCATAGAACATTTAGATATCTGGACTTCAGCCGTTGTAACGAAAAAGTCCGCAGGGCGTGGCAGCAGCAAAAAGCAAGAAACCTATGGCATTAAAAAACTGCGTGAACTCATACTTGAGTTGGCTGTACGTGGGAAGCTTGTACCACAAGATCCAAATGATGAGCCAGCGAGTGTGTTACTTGAGAAGATTGCTGAAGAGAAAGAACGGTTGATTGAAGAGGAAAAGATTAAGAGGCATAAGCCTTTACCTAAAATAGATGATAATTTTAATCCATTTAAATTACCCGAAGGATGGAGTTTTGTACGTTTAGGCGATATTACAAATCGTATTGGTTCAGGAAGTACACCAAGAGGAGGTAAAAGTGCCTATGTAGAAAAAGGAATTCCTTTTCTAAGATCACAAAATATCTGGAATCATGGTTTAAATCTTTATGATGTTGCTTATATCTCTGAAGAAACTCATGCAAAAATGTCAAATACTACAGTCTATGAGAATGATATTCTTTTAAATATTACGGGGGGTTCATTAGGACGCTCTACAATATTTCCCAGTGGTATTGGCGAGGCAAATGTAAGTCAACACGTCACAATTATAAGGCTCACAGATATAACAATGAAAAACTATGTGCACCTTTGTATTTTGTCACCATATATTCAAAAAATGATTTGGGATCGTCAAGTTGGTGTTGCACGTGAAGGATTAAGTAAAAAGGTGCTCGAGTTATTTGAGATACCTTTGCCACCTATAAAAGAGCAATATCGAATAGTCAAAAAAGTAGATGAGCTCATGGCTCTTTGTGATAAATTGGAAGAGGAGCAAGAAGAGAATAGCATCACACATCAAATACTGGTAGAGACGCTGCTTGGTACCCTTACCAATGTTGAGATAGCAGAGGAGTTCACCGGTGTATGGCAACGCATAGCAGAGCATTTTGATGTGCTTTTTACGACAGAGCAAAGCATAGACAAACTCCAGGAGACCATCTTGCAACTGGCAGTCATGGGCAAGCTTGTACCGCAAGACCCCACTGATGAGCCGGCGAGTGTGTTGCTTAAGAAGATTGCGGAAGAGAAAGAAAAGTTGGTTAAAGAGGGGAAGATTAAGAAGCAGAAGCCTGTCTCTGAGATTGAAGAGAAAGAAATACCTTTTAGTTTACCTAAGAGTTGGACATGGGCTAGACTTTCAGAACTATGTATTTTAGAAAATGGAGATCGTAGTAAAAATTATCCAAACAAATCTTTATTAGTAGATAAGGGTATTCCATTTATTAATGCAGGACACCTTCAAAATAATATGATAAATATTGATGATAAAAGCTATATAACTAGAGATAGGTATGATTTACTAAGAAGTGGAAAAGTAAAGGAGGGTGATATATTGTTTTGTCTTAGAGGATCACTTGGAAAAACCGCATTAATCAAAGATATTGAATTTGGAGCAATCGCATCTTCTTTAGTTATAGTTCGACTTTTCTCTATAATGTACAACAAATATACTCTTGCATATTTCAATAGCCCATTATCAAAAGAAATAATGAAAAACTATGACAATGGTACAGCCCAACCTAATCTCTCTGCTAGTGATTTAGGTAAGTTTTTAGTTCCCATCCCTCCCTTGTCTGAACAATATCATATAGTTAAAAAATTAGATGAACTCATGGTTCTGTGCGATAGATTAAGATCAGCCATCCGTGAACTACAAACAACTCAAGTCAATTTGGCAGATGCCGTGGCACAGCAGTTGGTAGAATAGGTAGCAGAAATGACAAAAAAAGCAGAAAGCTGGTGTGATAGAGATGAACATCACCTTTTTGAACTCTATGAGGACTTTAATGAATGGCTGGAAGGTGATGAAGGACTAGCAGTAAGAGAAGCTAACTATATAGATGGACTCTCTCAACCCAGCAAAGCATTTTACGCTAGTGATAAAGAAGCCTATGAGCAAGCGTTAGAACGTTACAGGCAAGAGCGTTACCATGAAGTGTTGAGTAAAGAGTATATTGCTGAACACTTTTCAGATGAACATTGGTATGAAAAAAATGTTTCACGTTTTGACCAACTTGTAGATCGCATAGCTTCCGGAGATGTGGTTCCTTTCATTGGTGCAGGACTATCTGTAGCTGGTGGTTTTTCTACATGGGAAGGTCATTTGCGCCAGCAGGGAAGGACAGCAGGCATAGATGCTGAGCACATCGAAGGGTTACTTTCATCGGGTCAGTATGAGACCGTCATTGAAGAGATAGAAGAGAGTAGAGGTAGAGAGGTCTTTGCTCAAGAGATCAGAGATGTGTTTGGCAAAACAGGGGAGCTTACGCAGGTAACACTGCTCATTTCAGAACTTTTTACCGACACACTCTTGACGACAAACTACGATAAGCTTATTGAACAGGCTTATGACACCGGTGCAAATAACTTGCAGATCATCAGTGGAAGAAATGCAACGGAGGAACCCAAAGCAGATCATGTAACCGTTGTTAAACTTCATGGAGATGTAGATGATCAAACTACCTGTATATTGAGTAAAAACCAATATGATGAAGCTTATGGCAATGAACATATCAATATGCACTTACCCATCCCTAAACTGCTAGAGTATTACTATAAAAACAGTAGCTTACTCTTTTTGGGTTCCAGTTTGAACAGTGATAGAACCGTACAAGTTTTTCGCACAATTAAAGAGAGTTTAGGTGATGTAGAGATACCCCCACACTTTTCCATAGAAGCTGCTCCTGAGACTGAAAAAGAGTTGGTAGAGAGAAATGCTTATTTGGTGAACTTGGGTATTGCACCTATCTGGTTTGAAAAAGGTCGATATGAGTATATAGAAAACATATTGAGGCTAGCTAGAAATGAAGTGCGATATAGAGGCATAGGAGAGTCTGAAGTAGAAGAAATAGTAGAGACTAAGAAGCCATGTAAATTAGACATAGAGCTTTCTGAATTTCTACATGACCTGATAGACTTAATGCCATTGATGCATTGGTTACACAGGCACGTACCCCAGAAAGAAACA
Coding sequences within it:
- a CDS encoding type I restriction-modification system subunit M; the encoded protein is MSNVSGVIKSIQDIMRKDVGVDGDAQRISQLVWMFFLKIYDDREAELEILEDDFKSPLPEELRWRNWAKDPEGITGEELFNFVNNQLFPALKKLTVSGDDKKLAQRAKVVRTIFEDAYNYMKSGTLMRQVINKISEIDFNNTKDRHTFGNIYEQLLKDLQSAGNAGEFYTPRAVTSFIVDRVDPKLHESVLDPACGTGGFLTTAVEHKRERYVSSVEDEETLQTSIHGVEKKAMPHMLCVTNMILHGIDTPENILHGNTLERPYKDYTEKDRRNVIMTNPPFGGTEEDGIENNFPSDLRTRETADLFMALIIRLLKNEGRAAVVLPDGFLFGEGMKTRLKEKLMTECNLHTIVRLPKGVFNPYTSIKTNILFFTKGKPTKQVWYYEHPYPEGVKSYNKTKPMRFEEFKPEQEWWGDETDGFASRVQNRQAWKVSMEEIIERGYNLDIKNPHLEEQIDHDPDELLKLYASQKESIASIQNQIKDVLQKAFDGEA
- a CDS encoding restriction endonuclease subunit S, whose translation is MTDVIIEHLDIWTSAVVTKKSAGRGSSKKQETYGIKKLRELILELAVRGKLVPQDPNDEPASVLLEKIAEEKERLIEEEKIKRHKPLPKIDDNFNPFKLPEGWSFVRLGDITNRIGSGSTPRGGKSAYVEKGIPFLRSQNIWNHGLNLYDVAYISEETHAKMSNTTVYENDILLNITGGSLGRSTIFPSGIGEANVSQHVTIIRLTDITMKNYVHLCILSPYIQKMIWDRQVGVAREGLSKKVLELFEIPLPPIKEQYRIVKKVDELMALCDKLEEEQEENSITHQILVETLLGTLTNVEIAEEFTGVWQRIAEHFDVLFTTEQSIDKLQETILQLAVMGKLVPQDPTDEPASVLLKKIAEEKEKLVKEGKIKKQKPVSEIEEKEIPFSLPKSWTWARLSELCILENGDRSKNYPNKSLLVDKGIPFINAGHLQNNMINIDDKSYITRDRYDLLRSGKVKEGDILFCLRGSLGKTALIKDIEFGAIASSLVIVRLFSIMYNKYTLAYFNSPLSKEIMKNYDNGTAQPNLSASDLGKFLVPIPPLSEQYHIVKKLDELMVLCDRLRSAIRELQTTQVNLADAVAQQLVE
- a CDS encoding SIR2 family protein, which translates into the protein MTKKAESWCDRDEHHLFELYEDFNEWLEGDEGLAVREANYIDGLSQPSKAFYASDKEAYEQALERYRQERYHEVLSKEYIAEHFSDEHWYEKNVSRFDQLVDRIASGDVVPFIGAGLSVAGGFSTWEGHLRQQGRTAGIDAEHIEGLLSSGQYETVIEEIEESRGREVFAQEIRDVFGKTGELTQVTLLISELFTDTLLTTNYDKLIEQAYDTGANNLQIISGRNATEEPKADHVTVVKLHGDVDDQTTCILSKNQYDEAYGNEHINMHLPIPKLLEYYYKNSSLLFLGSSLNSDRTVQVFRTIKESLGDVEIPPHFSIEAAPETEKELVERNAYLVNLGIAPIWFEKGRYEYIENILRLARNEVRYRGIGESEVEEIVETKKPCKLDIELSEFLHDLIDLMPLMHWLHRHVPQKETAKYLQSMQRVFYADSFFIDNVDENLRIGVENLTRALSNKPKFDGYTHEKLLVAFKSFQKYFQSIGIQPYPTDGTEWNIHELFTIPYTQFDSSELTASNPNHHLSRLAMILLEHGRNQKHSPKNYCELPSSLNVEISDYLTVILKEKLGIEIPDRIQNGHIDEIRELCKSAWDHQEELHYVGFLQRVMRCFSKT